Proteins from one Mucilaginibacter jinjuensis genomic window:
- a CDS encoding SusC/RagA family TonB-linked outer membrane protein, with translation MIRQLQIKNLVLLFGTLLLLLTITTPGLAQNGKVSGKVTDTEKGQPLPGVTVKVQGTNDGTVTDVNGNYSIKAAAGSNLVFSFVGFNAQTITVGGSNTVNVKLAPDNKSLSEVVVVGYGTTKRKDLTGSVASVSAAQIEQVPVTSVDQALQGRAAGVQVVNNDGSPGNGVTVVIRGVGSFGSSDPLYVVDGYPITGGLNNINPSDIASIDVLKDASATAIYGVRAANGVVIVTTKKGKKDGVQVAFDSYGSVQAKPKKYKVLNAQQWATLANEDHATEGTFTELPEWSNPSALTNVDWQDEVYRTGLKQNYNLAIRGGNEKVQSAVSLGYYDQKGIVLGSYYKRFNLSTNVDYTATKWLKSSTSAKYSRQDQSNPFGTGSLQQLTELIPTITGNKLTNLAKDANGNYGFYNPINIYTKSWNNPLYTIEQNDYKNLNNYFLGNTSLEATIIDGLKIKTNAGINVSDYSGYFFQPEDDRSSDQYGLGGANQLSQYSQSANNTFEWLWENTISYDKTFGKHAISFVGGVSEQENTYRIVGGAGNNLPSNGIRDLGQVQNLTAYGSQQTYSLASQFARLSYKFDDRYLITGTVRRDGSSKFDDGHKYGVFPSAAVAWRAKQESFLKNVDWLSDLKFRGGWGEVGNQGNINLFQYAALYSSGGGASTSTNVGYPFGKIYQPGVALTQLENPNLKWETDQQTDIGMDIAFLHGDLTLTADYYNKKSKDFLLAVLTPNQTGFPYQTQNVGSIDNKGFEFSLNYHKQLNKDFNFGAGLNITTVNNKLLSVSRASTYVDNLVTLTGLAATGWSNFSRTNIGQPIGEFFGYKSLGIFQSQAQINALNASAAAKNPSNPYYQNSTTQPGDRYFADTNGDGQVTASDRVSLGSPLPKFYGGFTLDASYKAFDFNAYFYGTYGNKIFNYQERMLESFQAPGFVGVENVGLDYYQNHWTPANPSNRYARVTYNDDVSGNNVASSVYVENGSYLRLKNLTVGYTLPSALVKKLTLTKVRFYVSAQNLFTITGYSGLDPEIGSASGTNPTTGATQQISATASGIDQGNYANTKFYTLGVNVTF, from the coding sequence ATGATAAGACAATTACAAATTAAAAACCTTGTGCTTTTATTTGGAACGCTGTTATTGCTACTTACAATAACAACTCCCGGTTTGGCACAAAACGGTAAGGTTAGCGGTAAAGTTACCGATACCGAAAAAGGCCAGCCCTTACCCGGCGTAACTGTTAAAGTACAGGGAACCAATGATGGTACCGTTACAGATGTTAACGGAAATTACTCAATCAAAGCTGCTGCGGGCAGTAATCTCGTTTTCAGCTTTGTTGGTTTTAATGCACAAACTATTACCGTAGGTGGCTCTAATACAGTTAACGTAAAACTAGCTCCGGATAACAAGTCATTATCAGAAGTGGTTGTAGTTGGTTACGGTACTACTAAACGTAAAGATTTAACCGGTTCTGTAGCATCAGTATCTGCAGCACAGATTGAGCAGGTGCCTGTTACCTCTGTAGATCAGGCTTTGCAAGGCCGTGCAGCAGGTGTTCAGGTTGTTAATAATGATGGTTCACCAGGTAATGGTGTAACTGTGGTTATCAGGGGCGTGGGCAGCTTTGGCAGCAGCGACCCTTTATATGTTGTTGATGGTTACCCTATTACAGGTGGTTTAAACAATATCAACCCAAGCGATATCGCTTCTATCGATGTATTGAAAGATGCATCAGCCACTGCCATATATGGTGTGCGTGCAGCAAACGGTGTTGTAATTGTAACTACCAAAAAAGGTAAAAAAGACGGTGTGCAGGTTGCCTTTGATTCTTATGGATCTGTACAGGCTAAACCTAAAAAATATAAAGTATTAAATGCACAGCAATGGGCTACCCTAGCTAACGAAGACCATGCCACCGAGGGCACTTTCACAGAATTACCAGAGTGGAGCAACCCATCGGCATTAACCAATGTTGACTGGCAGGATGAGGTTTACCGCACCGGTTTAAAACAGAACTATAACCTGGCTATCCGTGGTGGTAATGAGAAAGTGCAGTCGGCTGTTTCATTAGGTTATTACGACCAGAAAGGTATTGTACTGGGCTCGTACTACAAAAGGTTTAACCTAAGCACCAATGTTGATTATACTGCCACTAAATGGTTAAAATCATCAACCAGTGCCAAATACTCAAGGCAAGATCAAAGCAACCCATTCGGTACCGGTTCATTACAGCAATTAACTGAGTTAATACCTACCATTACAGGTAATAAATTAACCAACCTGGCTAAAGATGCCAATGGTAATTATGGTTTTTATAACCCGATAAACATCTACACAAAAAGCTGGAATAACCCGCTTTACACCATCGAACAAAACGATTATAAAAACCTGAACAACTATTTCTTAGGTAATACATCATTAGAAGCTACGATCATAGACGGTTTAAAGATTAAAACTAATGCCGGTATCAACGTAAGCGATTATTCAGGCTATTTCTTCCAGCCTGAGGATGACCGTTCGAGCGACCAGTATGGTTTAGGTGGTGCTAACCAGTTGAGCCAATATTCGCAAAGCGCAAACAATACTTTCGAGTGGCTTTGGGAAAACACGATCTCTTACGATAAAACCTTTGGTAAACACGCCATCAGTTTTGTAGGTGGTGTTTCTGAGCAGGAAAACACTTACAGGATAGTGGGCGGTGCCGGTAATAACCTGCCAAGTAACGGTATCAGGGATTTGGGCCAGGTGCAAAATTTAACAGCTTATGGTAGCCAGCAAACTTACTCTCTGGCGTCTCAATTTGCCCGTTTAAGTTACAAGTTTGATGACAGGTATTTAATTACAGGTACGGTAAGAAGAGACGGCTCATCGAAATTTGATGATGGCCATAAATATGGTGTATTCCCTTCTGCAGCTGTAGCATGGAGAGCTAAACAAGAATCTTTCTTGAAAAATGTTGACTGGCTGTCTGATCTGAAATTCAGAGGCGGCTGGGGCGAAGTTGGTAACCAGGGAAATATTAACTTATTTCAATATGCAGCATTATACAGCTCGGGAGGTGGTGCCAGTACCTCAACAAACGTAGGTTATCCGTTCGGTAAAATTTATCAGCCGGGTGTTGCGCTTACCCAACTGGAAAACCCTAATTTAAAATGGGAAACAGATCAGCAAACTGATATAGGTATGGATATCGCCTTCTTACATGGCGACCTGACCTTAACTGCTGATTACTATAACAAAAAATCGAAAGATTTCCTTTTAGCAGTTTTAACGCCTAACCAAACCGGTTTCCCTTATCAAACCCAAAACGTTGGCAGTATTGATAATAAAGGTTTTGAGTTCAGTTTAAACTATCACAAACAGCTTAATAAAGATTTTAACTTCGGTGCAGGCCTAAACATTACCACAGTTAATAACAAATTGTTAAGCGTAAGCAGGGCCTCTACTTATGTAGATAACCTGGTTACCTTAACAGGTTTGGCAGCTACAGGCTGGAGTAACTTTAGCCGTACAAACATTGGCCAGCCTATCGGTGAGTTCTTTGGTTACAAATCACTTGGTATTTTCCAATCTCAGGCACAAATTAATGCTTTAAATGCAAGTGCTGCGGCTAAGAATCCAAGTAATCCTTATTACCAAAACAGCACTACCCAACCCGGCGACCGTTATTTTGCCGACACCAATGGCGATGGGCAGGTTACCGCATCAGACCGTGTGAGCTTAGGCAGCCCGCTACCTAAGTTTTATGGTGGCTTTACTTTAGATGCTTCTTACAAAGCATTTGATTTTAACGCCTACTTCTACGGAACCTATGGTAACAAAATCTTTAATTACCAGGAACGCATGCTGGAGAGCTTCCAGGCGCCAGGCTTTGTTGGTGTTGAAAACGTTGGTCTTGACTACTATCAAAACCACTGGACACCTGCCAATCCATCAAACCGTTATGCCCGTGTAACTTATAATGATGATGTAAGCGGTAACAACGTAGCATCGAGCGTGTATGTTGAAAATGGTAGCTACCTGCGTTTAAAAAACTTAACAGTTGGCTATACGCTACCATCAGCCCTTGTTAAAAAACTCACCTTAACTAAGGTGAGGTTCTACGTATCAGCCCAAAACCTGTTCACTATCACAGGATACTCAGGCCTTGATCCGGAAATTGGTTCGGCAAGTGGTACCAACCCAACAACCGGCGCTACACAGCAAATCAGTGCAACAGCATCAGGTATTGATCAGGGTAATTATGCTAACACCAAATTTTATACACTGGGTGTTAACGTAACATTTTAA
- a CDS encoding hybrid sensor histidine kinase/response regulator transcription factor, translated as MRAKSLLLIAVFAVILQSIAYSQNDKYQFSHLDINNGLSSNQINCIFKDSKGFMWFGTTSGLNRYDGYKFRVFKNESKDTSSISDNYVSRIYEGPGKKMWVYTHNNYSIYDPATEKFYNNINPELARLQILTNDLGFIKKDSRGNYWFSTSEKGLYCYHEASNTTTYYSQSFASKPTLHSNWVMDMVDCGNGNVWLIYSDGVFEKLDVAHHKIVDRAALPASICQNKAPVNFSIQLDNDRKLWIWAAAKSVGVYSYNTGSKTLKHYSKETPGSLLNSNIINSVIIGDDHKIWIGTDHGGINVIDPKTDKVTYLLPHEDDPKSLMGDNVVLYKDQDGIIWAGTYKQGISYYHKGIFQFPVIRRFPSDKASLPAEDVDCFEEDHKGNLWVGTNGGGLIYYDQNKHQFTNYKHNPNNINSLTGDVVVSLCIDHEGKLWIGTYFGGLDCFDGKTFTHYRADDKNAGAILDDRIYTIFEDKVYNIWVGTFAGGVNIFNRKTQTFSAPYNKALNSRYIGVLYPDKKGNVWVGEDKGLDFINTQTHKVTHYIHNAHNANSLVARDVNCLIEDRRQLVWIGTKGGLSILNPVTNQFTNLDGEKGLPANNIVNILEDKQGRIWCSTTRGVTCITLTGAANNYKFDIKNFDESDGLQGREFNVNAAFKTREGKLIFGGAHGFNLFDPAQIGISSHKPPLVFTDLQLFNKSVVVGDTIKGSVVLEKSISDTKAIVFNHSQNVFSLEFAACDFFNPNKVQYQYQLEGFDKTWLSTSANTRRATYTNLDAGDYIFKVKAFNSNNVKNASYINLKITVLPPFWKSPLAYLLYFLGFVASLFYIRHRGILKLKTEFAAQQHQLEIERKAAHEVLEARRMHELDLMKIKFFTNVSHEFRTPLSLILSPIEQLIKINEKPEQQQQLQMIKRNGRRLLNLVNQLLDFRKMEFKELKLSLTRGDIVAFVKEISCSFTDIAQQKNLRYVFDSEIETLITEFDHDKLERILFNLLSNAFKFTPSGGHICILLSLNKNESTEKQQMLEIKVIDTGIGITTDKQDKIFERFFQDDMPQNLLNQGSGIGLSITREFVKMHGGEISVESEPNHGSCFTILLPVVAESNLLAEPTVIGTEPEAKRIKEDILRSNKKPVVLLIEDNDDMRFYLKDNLKHQFTIIEACNGKEGWQKTLAIHPNLVVSDISMPEMNGIELSKKIKADSRTTHIPIILLTALNEPEDQLLGLESGANDYITKPFNFEILLSKIKNLLLLQETLKKTYQKQQDVKVEQIEVASEDDKFIKNAVKIVEANITNANFSVEELSRLMLLSRVSLYKKLLTLTGKTPVDFIRNIRLEKAVQLLEKSKLNIANVAYEVGFANPTYFAKVFREEYGMLPSEYILQLKKKEILDTV; from the coding sequence ATGCGTGCCAAAAGTTTACTTTTAATAGCGGTATTTGCTGTTATTCTGCAATCCATTGCATATTCGCAAAACGATAAATATCAGTTCTCTCATCTGGATATTAATAATGGTTTATCAAGTAACCAGATCAACTGCATTTTTAAAGATTCGAAAGGGTTTATGTGGTTCGGTACTACTTCGGGACTAAACAGGTACGATGGGTATAAATTCAGGGTGTTTAAAAATGAGAGCAAAGACACCTCCTCTATATCAGATAACTACGTTTCGCGTATTTATGAAGGGCCGGGAAAAAAGATGTGGGTATATACACATAATAATTACAGCATTTATGATCCTGCAACCGAAAAATTTTACAACAATATAAATCCCGAACTAGCCCGGCTGCAGATACTAACTAACGATCTGGGCTTTATTAAAAAAGATTCAAGAGGTAACTACTGGTTCTCAACCAGCGAGAAAGGTCTTTATTGTTATCACGAAGCGAGCAATACCACCACTTACTATAGTCAGTCATTCGCATCAAAACCTACCCTGCATTCTAACTGGGTTATGGATATGGTTGATTGCGGCAATGGTAATGTTTGGTTGATTTATAGCGACGGGGTGTTCGAAAAATTGGATGTTGCGCATCATAAAATTGTAGACAGGGCTGCATTGCCAGCCTCAATCTGCCAGAACAAAGCCCCGGTAAATTTTTCAATACAGCTTGATAACGACCGGAAACTATGGATCTGGGCGGCTGCCAAATCGGTAGGGGTTTATTCATACAACACCGGCAGTAAAACGCTTAAACATTATTCAAAAGAAACTCCCGGTAGCCTGCTTAATTCAAATATTATCAACAGTGTAATTATTGGCGATGATCACAAAATATGGATAGGTACAGACCATGGAGGTATTAATGTTATAGACCCCAAAACTGATAAAGTGACTTACCTTTTGCCTCATGAAGACGACCCCAAATCGTTAATGGGTGATAACGTGGTGTTGTATAAGGATCAGGATGGGATTATCTGGGCGGGTACTTATAAACAAGGGATCAGTTATTATCATAAAGGGATTTTTCAGTTCCCTGTAATCAGGCGTTTTCCATCGGATAAAGCAAGTTTACCTGCCGAAGATGTGGATTGTTTTGAAGAAGACCACAAAGGCAATTTATGGGTGGGCACCAACGGCGGCGGTTTAATTTATTACGATCAAAACAAGCATCAGTTTACCAATTATAAACATAACCCCAATAATATAAATAGTTTAACAGGTGATGTAGTAGTTAGTTTATGCATCGATCATGAAGGGAAGCTTTGGATAGGTACTTATTTTGGCGGCCTGGATTGTTTTGATGGTAAAACTTTTACCCATTACAGGGCCGATGATAAAAATGCAGGCGCTATACTCGACGACCGTATTTATACAATTTTTGAAGACAAGGTTTACAACATCTGGGTGGGGACTTTTGCCGGGGGCGTTAATATTTTCAATCGCAAAACGCAAACATTTTCTGCCCCTTATAACAAAGCTTTAAATTCGAGATATATAGGTGTGCTATATCCCGATAAAAAGGGTAATGTTTGGGTAGGCGAAGACAAAGGACTCGATTTTATTAATACTCAAACCCATAAGGTAACCCATTATATCCATAATGCACATAATGCCAATAGCCTGGTTGCAAGGGATGTGAATTGCCTTATTGAAGACCGCCGGCAATTGGTATGGATTGGCACTAAAGGCGGGTTAAGTATTTTAAACCCGGTTACCAATCAATTTACAAACCTCGATGGTGAAAAAGGCTTGCCAGCCAATAATATAGTTAATATACTGGAAGATAAACAAGGCCGTATATGGTGCAGCACAACCAGGGGGGTAACATGCATTACTTTAACAGGTGCAGCCAATAATTACAAATTCGATATTAAAAATTTCGACGAAAGCGATGGTTTGCAGGGGAGGGAGTTTAACGTAAACGCTGCCTTTAAAACCCGCGAAGGGAAGTTGATATTTGGTGGGGCGCATGGCTTTAACCTGTTCGATCCGGCACAGATTGGCATCTCTTCACACAAACCTCCGCTTGTATTTACCGATTTGCAATTATTTAACAAGAGTGTTGTTGTGGGCGATACCATTAAGGGAAGTGTTGTTTTAGAAAAATCCATCTCAGATACAAAGGCTATCGTTTTTAACCATAGTCAAAACGTATTTAGCTTAGAATTTGCCGCCTGCGATTTCTTTAACCCTAACAAGGTTCAGTATCAATATCAGTTAGAGGGTTTTGATAAAACCTGGCTTAGCACATCGGCCAATACCCGGCGCGCTACCTATACCAATCTTGATGCAGGCGATTATATTTTTAAAGTAAAAGCATTCAATAGCAATAATGTTAAAAACGCAAGTTATATAAACCTGAAAATTACCGTGTTGCCGCCATTCTGGAAATCACCATTGGCTTACCTGTTATACTTCCTTGGTTTTGTGGCTTCCTTATTTTACATCAGGCATCGCGGTATTTTAAAACTAAAAACAGAGTTTGCCGCCCAACAGCATCAGCTCGAGATCGAACGCAAAGCAGCACACGAAGTTCTGGAAGCTCGTCGCATGCACGAGTTGGATTTAATGAAGATCAAATTCTTTACCAATGTAAGTCATGAGTTCCGCACGCCGTTATCGCTCATACTATCACCAATTGAACAACTGATAAAAATTAACGAAAAGCCCGAGCAACAGCAACAATTGCAAATGATTAAGAGGAACGGCCGGCGTCTGTTAAACCTGGTTAACCAGTTGCTCGATTTCAGGAAGATGGAGTTTAAGGAACTGAAACTAAGCCTTACAAGGGGTGATATTGTTGCTTTCGTTAAAGAGATTTCGTGTTCGTTTACCGATATCGCGCAGCAGAAGAATTTACGCTATGTGTTTGATTCTGAAATAGAAACTTTGATAACCGAATTTGACCATGATAAACTGGAACGCATCCTTTTCAACCTGCTCTCAAACGCATTTAAGTTTACACCATCAGGGGGCCACATTTGTATTTTGCTTAGCCTGAATAAAAACGAAAGCACCGAAAAACAGCAAATGCTGGAGATTAAGGTAATAGATACAGGTATTGGTATTACTACCGATAAACAGGATAAGATCTTCGAACGTTTCTTCCAGGATGATATGCCGCAGAACCTGTTAAACCAGGGGAGTGGGATAGGGCTGTCCATTACCCGCGAATTTGTTAAAATGCATGGCGGGGAAATTAGCGTGGAGAGTGAACCCAATCATGGTAGCTGCTTTACCATACTGCTGCCTGTAGTTGCAGAAAGTAATTTGTTGGCAGAACCAACTGTAATTGGCACCGAACCCGAAGCTAAGAGAATTAAAGAAGACATACTGCGTTCAAATAAAAAACCGGTGGTATTGCTGATCGAGGATAATGATGATATGCGTTTTTATCTGAAGGATAACCTGAAACATCAGTTTACCATTATTGAGGCCTGCAACGGAAAAGAGGGCTGGCAAAAAACACTGGCTATCCACCCTAACCTGGTAGTGAGCGACATTAGCATGCCCGAAATGAATGGCATTGAGCTAAGCAAGAAGATTAAGGCTGACAGCAGGACAACACATATCCCGATTATACTGCTTACTGCCTTAAACGAGCCTGAAGATCAACTTTTGGGGCTCGAAAGTGGTGCGAACGATTATATCACCAAGCCGTTTAACTTCGAGATCCTATTATCAAAAATTAAGAACCTGTTGCTTTTACAGGAAACATTGAAGAAGACCTACCAGAAACAGCAGGACGTTAAAGTAGAGCAGATTGAAGTGGCATCAGAGGATGATAAGTTTATCAAGAATGCTGTTAAAATAGTAGAAGCCAACATCACCAATGCCAATTTCTCGGTAGAAGAATTGAGCAGGTTGATGTTGTTAAGCCGTGTATCGCTGTATAAAAAACTGCTTACGCTTACCGGCAAAACACCGGTTGATTTTATCAGGAATATCCGTCTCGAAAAAGCAGTACAGCTATTAGAAAAAAGCAAGCTTAACATAGCCAACGTAGCTTACGAAGTTGGCTTTGCCAACCCTACCTATTTCGCCAAAGTTTTCCGCGAAGAGTATGGCATGTTACCATCAGAATATATTCTCCAATTAAAGAAAAAGGAAATTTTAGATACGGTATAG
- a CDS encoding S53 family peptidase encodes MEKKSNVKLAGSYKALPQAKKLKEADQEQTVEVTVRLRRKKKLPADAIMGKHLTRKEYETDYAAEQSDADKVEAFAHAHNLTTVDVNLARRSVILSGKISDLQTAFNVTVKTYRKASTNYRTLTGEIHVPDDLQDIVAGVFGLDNHPIARPMFQTPKGGIVSHAAAPQSFTPNQLAKIYGFPTGVTGKGQCIAIIELGGGFRTTDITNYFKGLKITTPTVKAIAVDGGKNSPSTANGPDGEVMLDIEVAGAVAPGATLAVYFTPNTDKGFLDAITKAIHDTQNKPSVISISWGSAEVNWTQQALDNFNESFKTASALGITICVAAGDSGSRDDETDGKVHVDFPASSPYVLACGGTKLTVNGTKITNEVVWHESTSSASGGGVSNYFPLPDYQTKANVPLALDTKFKGRGLPDVAGNADPNTGYQVLVDGQQMVIGGTSAVAPLMAGLIALLNEQKKKPAGFINPTLYSTPNLCRDITSGDNKTTSKKTGYTAAIGWDACTGWGVLSKL; translated from the coding sequence ATGGAAAAGAAATCGAATGTTAAACTGGCTGGTAGTTATAAGGCGTTACCCCAGGCCAAAAAGCTTAAAGAAGCAGATCAGGAACAGACAGTTGAGGTAACTGTGCGCTTACGCCGTAAAAAGAAATTACCTGCCGATGCTATTATGGGTAAGCACCTTACCCGTAAAGAATATGAAACCGATTACGCCGCCGAGCAAAGCGATGCAGACAAAGTTGAAGCCTTTGCTCATGCTCACAATTTAACCACAGTTGATGTTAACCTGGCACGCCGGAGCGTAATATTGAGTGGCAAGATCAGCGACTTACAAACTGCGTTTAATGTTACCGTTAAAACTTACAGAAAAGCATCAACTAATTACCGCACTCTAACCGGGGAGATCCACGTGCCTGATGATTTGCAGGATATTGTTGCCGGTGTGTTTGGGTTAGATAATCACCCTATTGCACGGCCAATGTTTCAAACTCCTAAAGGTGGGATAGTTTCACATGCAGCGGCTCCGCAATCATTTACCCCAAATCAATTGGCTAAAATATATGGTTTCCCAACCGGCGTAACAGGTAAAGGGCAGTGTATAGCCATTATTGAACTGGGCGGAGGGTTCAGGACTACCGATATCACCAATTATTTTAAAGGCTTAAAAATCACCACACCTACAGTAAAAGCAATTGCAGTAGATGGCGGCAAAAACAGCCCATCAACAGCCAATGGACCGGATGGCGAAGTAATGCTGGATATTGAAGTAGCTGGTGCCGTAGCACCCGGTGCAACTTTGGCCGTATATTTTACGCCCAATACCGATAAAGGTTTCCTGGATGCCATAACCAAAGCCATTCACGATACACAGAATAAGCCATCCGTAATATCTATCAGCTGGGGGTCGGCAGAAGTTAACTGGACCCAACAGGCTTTGGATAATTTTAACGAATCATTTAAAACAGCATCAGCTTTGGGTATCACCATCTGTGTAGCAGCAGGTGATAGTGGCTCGCGCGACGATGAAACCGATGGTAAAGTTCACGTTGATTTCCCGGCATCAAGCCCTTATGTACTGGCATGCGGTGGTACTAAGCTAACAGTTAACGGCACAAAAATTACAAATGAAGTGGTATGGCACGAGTCTACCAGTTCGGCTTCCGGCGGTGGTGTAAGTAATTATTTCCCACTGCCCGATTATCAGACAAAAGCTAACGTGCCACTGGCGCTCGATACCAAATTTAAAGGCCGCGGCCTGCCCGATGTTGCCGGTAACGCCGACCCTAATACAGGCTACCAGGTACTGGTTGATGGGCAGCAAATGGTTATTGGCGGTACAAGTGCTGTTGCACCGTTAATGGCCGGTTTAATAGCCTTACTTAACGAGCAGAAAAAGAAACCCGCCGGCTTTATTAATCCAACCCTGTATTCAACGCCTAATTTGTGCCGCGATATTACATCGGGCGATAATAAGACCACCAGTAAAAAAACAGGTTATACCGCAGCCATTGGCTGGGATGCCTGTACAGGTTGGGGCGTGTTATCAAAATTATAA